One window of the Enterobacter huaxiensis genome contains the following:
- the nagE gene encoding N-acetylglucosamine-specific PTS transporter subunit IIBC: protein MSILGYLQKVGRALMVPVATLPAAAILMGVGYWIDPVGWGGDNALAAFFIKSGSAIIDNMSVLFAIGVAYGMSKDKDGAAALTGFVGFLVLTTLCSPAAVSMIQKIPADQVPAAFGKISNQFVGILVGIISAELYNRFSSVELPKALSFFSGRRLVPILTSFVMILVAFILMYIWPVIFDGLVNFGEHIQKLGSVGAGVYAFFNRLLIPVGLHHALNSVFWFDVAGINDIPNFLGGAQSIEAGKAVVGITGRYQAGFFPIMMFGLPGAALAIYHCARPENKAKVLGIMMAGAFAAFFTGITEPLEFSFMFVAPVLYVIHAVLTGISVFIAASMQWIAGFGFSAGLVDMVLSSRNPLATHWWMLIPQGLVFFAIYYVVFRFTITKFNLMTPGRELAVAGSEADGQDVNVSADKEQDVAGLARQYIAAVGGSDNLTGIDACITRLRLNVKDSSLVNEALAKRLGASGVIRLNKTSVQIIVGFVAEKIANAMKTTGPVAAAEASAAPAAAPAAARPQAVPNAVTIAALVSPVTGDVVAIEQVPDEAFASKAVGDGVAVKPTDKTVVSPAAGTIVKIFNTNHAFCLETEKGAEIVVHMGIDTVALNGQGFTRLVEEGAEVVAGQPILEMDLDFLNANARSMISPVVCSNIDDFSGLVIQAKGQVVAGETPLYEIKGK, encoded by the coding sequence GTGAGTATTCTAGGTTATTTACAGAAGGTTGGTCGCGCACTTATGGTGCCGGTCGCCACGCTGCCAGCGGCAGCGATATTAATGGGTGTCGGTTACTGGATTGACCCAGTAGGCTGGGGTGGGGACAACGCGTTAGCGGCGTTCTTCATTAAGTCTGGTTCCGCCATCATCGACAACATGTCCGTGCTGTTTGCCATTGGTGTGGCTTACGGTATGTCCAAAGATAAAGACGGCGCTGCGGCGCTGACCGGCTTCGTGGGCTTCCTGGTGCTGACCACGCTCTGCTCGCCGGCTGCGGTTTCCATGATCCAGAAGATCCCGGCGGACCAGGTTCCTGCCGCGTTCGGTAAGATCAGCAACCAGTTCGTGGGTATTCTCGTCGGTATCATCTCTGCGGAACTGTACAACCGCTTCAGCAGCGTTGAGCTGCCGAAAGCGCTGTCGTTCTTCAGCGGCCGTCGTCTGGTGCCAATCCTCACCTCCTTCGTGATGATCCTCGTTGCGTTCATCCTGATGTACATCTGGCCGGTGATTTTCGACGGTCTGGTGAACTTCGGTGAACACATCCAGAAGCTGGGCTCTGTCGGTGCGGGCGTCTATGCGTTCTTCAACCGTCTGCTGATCCCGGTGGGTCTGCACCACGCGCTGAACTCCGTATTCTGGTTCGACGTTGCCGGTATCAACGATATTCCTAACTTCCTGGGTGGCGCACAGTCCATCGAAGCGGGTAAAGCGGTTGTGGGTATCACCGGTCGTTACCAGGCGGGCTTCTTCCCAATCATGATGTTCGGCCTGCCGGGTGCCGCGCTGGCTATCTACCACTGCGCGCGTCCTGAGAACAAAGCGAAGGTGCTGGGTATCATGATGGCGGGTGCATTTGCCGCCTTCTTTACCGGTATCACCGAGCCGCTGGAATTCTCCTTCATGTTCGTTGCCCCGGTTCTGTATGTGATCCACGCCGTGCTGACCGGTATCTCCGTGTTCATCGCTGCAAGCATGCAGTGGATTGCTGGCTTCGGCTTCAGTGCCGGTCTGGTGGATATGGTGCTGTCGTCCCGTAACCCGCTGGCGACCCACTGGTGGATGCTGATCCCGCAAGGTCTGGTGTTCTTCGCTATCTACTACGTGGTATTCCGCTTCACCATCACTAAATTCAACCTGATGACCCCGGGCCGTGAGCTGGCAGTTGCCGGTAGCGAAGCGGATGGTCAGGACGTGAACGTGAGCGCGGACAAAGAGCAGGACGTTGCAGGTCTGGCGCGTCAGTACATCGCTGCCGTGGGCGGTTCTGACAACCTGACCGGTATCGACGCCTGTATCACTCGTCTGCGTCTGAACGTGAAAGACTCTTCCCTGGTAAACGAAGCGCTGGCAAAACGCCTGGGTGCCTCCGGCGTTATCCGCCTGAACAAAACCAGCGTGCAGATTATCGTCGGCTTCGTGGCGGAGAAAATTGCTAACGCCATGAAAACTACCGGTCCGGTAGCCGCAGCGGAAGCGTCAGCTGCCCCTGCTGCTGCACCAGCCGCCGCCAGGCCACAGGCTGTGCCAAATGCCGTGACCATCGCCGCGCTGGTATCCCCGGTCACCGGTGACGTGGTTGCCATTGAGCAGGTGCCTGACGAAGCCTTCGCCAGCAAAGCGGTGGGTGACGGCGTGGCCGTGAAGCCAACGGACAAAACCGTTGTGTCTCCTGCTGCCGGTACCATCGTGAAAATCTTCAACACCAACCACGCGTTCTGCCTCGAAACCGAAAAAGGCGCGGAAATCGTTGTCCATATGGGTATCGATACCGTTGCGCTGAACGGTCAGGGCTTTACTCGCCTGGTAGAAGAGGGTGCCGAAGTGGTCGCAGGCCAGCCGATTCTGGAAATGGATCTGGACTTCCTGAACGCCAACGCGCGCTCGATGATCAGCCCGGTCGTGTGCAGCAACATCGACGACTTCAGCGGCCTGGTTATCCAGGCGAAAGGTCAGGTTGTTGCGGGCGAAACGCCACTGTATGAGATTAAAGGCAAGTAA
- the ybfE gene encoding LexA regulated protein, translated as MAKEQTDRTTLDLFANERRPGRPKTNPLSRDEQLRINKRNQLKRDKTRGLKRVELKLNADAVDALNELAEARNISRSELIEEILIAQLEALRSKA; from the coding sequence ATGGCCAAAGAACAAACGGACCGTACGACACTAGATCTGTTCGCGAATGAGCGTCGCCCGGGAAGACCCAAGACGAATCCGCTTTCACGCGATGAACAGCTGCGTATCAATAAACGCAACCAGCTTAAACGCGATAAAACTCGTGGACTTAAGCGTGTCGAACTGAAGCTGAACGCCGATGCTGTCGATGCACTAAATGAGCTGGCAGAGGCGCGCAACATCAGCCGCAGCGAACTGATCGAAGAGATACTGATCGCTCAACTCGAGGCTTTGCGCAGCAAGGCATAA
- the pgm gene encoding phosphoglucomutase (alpha-D-glucose-1,6-bisphosphate-dependent), with the protein MANHSRAGQPAQQSDLINVAQLTAQYYVLKPAVGNAEHAVKFGTSGHRGSAARHSFNEPHILAIAQAIAEERAKNGVTGPCYVGKDTHALSEPAFISVLEVLAANGVDVIVQENNGFTPTPAVSNAILVHNKKGGAQADGIVITPSHNPPDDGGIKYNPPNGGPADTNVTKVVEDRANALLADDLKGVKRISLDAAMASGHVKEQDLVQPFVEGLADIVDMAAIQKAGLKLGVDPLGGSGIEYWKRIAEHYKLDLTIVNDHVDQTFRFMHLDKDGAIRMDCSSECAMAGLLALRDKFDLAFANDPDYDRHGIVTPAGLMNPNHYLAVAINYLFQHRPQWGKEVAVGKTLVSSAMIDRVVDALGRKLVEVPVGFKWFVDGLHDGSFGFGGEESAGASFLRFDGTPWSTDKDGIIMCLLAAEITAVTGKNPQEHYNELAERFGAPSYNRIQAGATSAQKAALSKLSPEMVSASTLAGDPITARLTAAPGNGASIGGLKVMTENGWFAARPSGTEDAYKIYCESFLGAEHRQQIEKEAVEIVSEVLKNA; encoded by the coding sequence ATGGCAAATCACAGCCGTGCAGGCCAACCTGCACAACAAAGCGATTTGATTAACGTCGCTCAACTGACCGCACAGTATTACGTACTGAAGCCGGCCGTGGGCAACGCAGAACACGCAGTGAAGTTTGGTACATCCGGTCACCGCGGCAGCGCGGCGCGCCATAGCTTTAACGAGCCGCACATTCTGGCCATTGCCCAGGCCATCGCGGAAGAGCGCGCCAAAAATGGCGTCACCGGTCCGTGCTACGTAGGGAAAGATACCCATGCTCTGTCTGAACCGGCGTTCATCTCCGTGCTGGAAGTGCTGGCGGCGAACGGCGTTGATGTGATTGTTCAGGAGAACAACGGTTTTACGCCAACGCCTGCGGTCTCTAACGCCATCCTGGTGCACAACAAAAAAGGCGGTGCGCAGGCTGACGGTATCGTTATCACGCCATCCCACAACCCGCCGGATGACGGTGGGATCAAATACAACCCGCCTAACGGTGGTCCGGCAGACACCAACGTCACTAAAGTGGTGGAAGATCGTGCCAACGCGCTGCTGGCTGACGATCTGAAAGGCGTTAAGCGCATCTCTCTGGATGCCGCCATGGCGTCCGGCCACGTGAAAGAGCAGGACCTGGTTCAGCCGTTCGTGGAAGGGCTGGCGGATATCGTCGATATGGCGGCTATCCAGAAAGCCGGCCTGAAGCTGGGCGTGGATCCGCTTGGCGGCTCCGGTATTGAGTACTGGAAGCGCATCGCCGAACATTACAAGCTGGATCTGACCATCGTGAACGATCACGTCGATCAGACCTTCCGCTTTATGCACCTGGATAAAGACGGCGCGATCCGCATGGACTGCTCCTCCGAGTGCGCGATGGCGGGCCTGCTGGCGCTGCGCGACAAATTCGATCTGGCGTTTGCTAACGACCCGGATTACGACCGCCACGGTATCGTTACCCCGGCAGGGCTGATGAACCCGAACCATTACCTGGCCGTCGCCATTAACTACCTGTTCCAGCACCGTCCGCAGTGGGGCAAAGAGGTTGCCGTGGGTAAAACCCTGGTTTCCTCCGCGATGATCGACCGCGTGGTTGACGCGCTGGGCCGCAAGCTGGTGGAAGTGCCGGTGGGCTTCAAGTGGTTCGTTGATGGCCTGCACGACGGCAGCTTTGGCTTCGGCGGTGAGGAGAGCGCGGGCGCGTCCTTCCTGCGCTTCGACGGCACGCCGTGGTCAACCGATAAAGACGGCATCATCATGTGCCTGCTGGCGGCAGAAATCACCGCGGTCACCGGTAAAAACCCGCAGGAGCACTACAACGAGCTGGCGGAACGCTTTGGTGCGCCAAGCTACAACCGTATTCAGGCCGGCGCGACCTCTGCCCAGAAGGCGGCTCTGTCCAAACTCTCTCCGGAGATGGTTAGCGCCAGCACCCTGGCAGGCGATCCGATCACCGCGCGCCTGACGGCGGCGCCGGGTAACGGTGCCTCTATCGGCGGACTGAAGGTGATGACCGAAAACGGCTGGTTCGCCGCGCGTCCATCCGGTACGGAAGATGCGTATAAAATCTACTGTGAAAGCTTCCTCGGCGCTGAGCACCGTCAGCAGATCGAGAAAGAAGCGGTAGAGATCGTCAGCGAAGTGCTGAAAAACGCATAA
- the fur gene encoding ferric iron uptake transcriptional regulator, whose translation MTDNNTALKKAGLKVTLPRLKILEVLQGPDNHHVSAEDLYKRLIDMGEEIGLATVYRVLNQFDDAGIVTRHNFEGGKSVFELTQQHHHDHLICLDCGKVIEFSDDSIESRQREIAARHGIRLTNHSLYLYGHCAEGDCRENDHAHDAK comes from the coding sequence ATGACTGACAACAATACCGCATTAAAGAAGGCTGGCCTGAAAGTAACGCTTCCTCGGTTAAAAATCCTTGAAGTGCTTCAGGGACCAGACAATCACCATGTCAGTGCGGAAGACCTTTATAAGCGTCTTATCGACATGGGCGAAGAGATTGGGCTGGCAACCGTGTATCGCGTGCTGAACCAGTTCGATGACGCGGGCATTGTGACCCGTCATAATTTCGAAGGCGGTAAGTCTGTTTTCGAACTGACCCAGCAGCATCACCACGATCACCTGATCTGCCTCGACTGTGGCAAGGTCATTGAATTTAGCGATGATTCCATCGAATCACGCCAGCGTGAAATCGCTGCCCGTCACGGCATCCGCCTGACCAATCACAGCCTGTACCTGTATGGTCACTGCGCTGAAGGCGACTGCCGCGAAAACGACCACGCGCACGACGCGAAGTAA
- the ybfF gene encoding esterase: MKLNTRAQTAQSPNNNSPIVLVHGLFGSLDNLGVLARDLVIDHDILQVDMRNHGLSGRSEEMTYAAMAQDLLDTLDANGLQKVTLIGHSMGGKAVMALTALAPERINGLVVIDVAPVDYDVRRHDEIFAAINAVTEAGVSTRQQAAAVMREHLDEEGVVQFLLKSFVDGEWRFNVPVLWDQYSHIVGWEAVPAWPHPTLFIRGGNSPYVTDAYRDTLLAQFPQARAHVIAGAGHWVHAEKPDAVLRAIRRYLTDTAN; this comes from the coding sequence ATGAAATTGAATACCCGAGCGCAAACTGCACAATCGCCGAACAATAATTCTCCCATCGTACTGGTTCACGGGCTTTTTGGCAGCCTGGATAACCTGGGCGTGCTGGCGCGCGATTTGGTTATCGATCACGATATTTTGCAGGTCGATATGCGAAATCACGGCCTTTCCGGGCGCTCGGAGGAGATGACTTACGCGGCGATGGCGCAGGATCTGCTGGATACGCTGGACGCTAACGGCCTGCAGAAGGTGACACTCATCGGGCATTCAATGGGTGGCAAAGCGGTGATGGCCCTGACGGCGCTGGCGCCGGAACGTATCAATGGCCTGGTGGTCATTGACGTTGCGCCCGTGGATTACGACGTGCGTCGCCACGATGAGATTTTTGCTGCCATCAATGCGGTAACAGAAGCGGGGGTCTCTACCCGCCAGCAGGCTGCCGCGGTGATGCGTGAGCATCTGGATGAGGAAGGGGTTGTGCAGTTCCTGCTGAAATCCTTCGTCGACGGAGAGTGGCGCTTTAACGTGCCGGTCCTGTGGGATCAGTATTCTCATATTGTGGGCTGGGAAGCTGTTCCCGCCTGGCCGCACCCTACCCTCTTTATTCGTGGCGGAAACTCCCCTTACGTCACCGACGCTTATCGCGACACGCTGCTGGCGCAATTCCCGCAGGCTCGAGCCCATGTCATTGCAGGTGCCGGGCACTGGGTTCACGCGGAAAAACCGGACGCTGTTCTGCGCGCTATCCGTCGCTATCTCACTGATACTGCGAATTGA
- the chiP gene encoding chitoporin ChiP encodes MRTFSGKRSALALAIAGVTAMSSLVITPEAKAEGFIDDSTLTGGIYYWQRQRDRKDVTENKYKTNLAHSTWNANLDFQSGYAADMFGLDIAAFTAIEMAENGDSGHPNEIAFSSSNKAYKEDWSGDKSGVSLYKAAAKFKYGPVWARGGYIQPTGQTLLAPHWSFMPGTYQGAEAGANFDYGDAGALSFSYMWTNEYKAPWHIEMDKFYQNDKKTKVDYLHSLGAKYDFKNDLVLEAAFGQAEGYIDQYFAKASYKFDVAGSPLSTSYQFYGTRDKASNGTVNDIYDGTAWLQALTFGYKVGQVDLRLEGTWVKAEGQQGYFLQRMTPTYASSNGRLDIWWDNRSDFNADGEKALFFGAMYDLKNWNLPGWAVGASYAYAWDAKPADMATPDAYYDPNYRLKESSYSLDAIYTLQDGRAKGTMFKLHFTQYDNHSDIPSYAGGYGNIFQDERDVKFMVIAPFTIF; translated from the coding sequence ATGCGTACGTTCAGTGGCAAACGTAGTGCGCTGGCGCTGGCTATCGCCGGTGTGACAGCAATGTCGAGCTTGGTGATTACCCCAGAAGCTAAGGCCGAAGGTTTCATCGATGATTCTACCCTCACGGGCGGTATTTATTACTGGCAGCGTCAACGTGACCGTAAAGACGTCACCGAAAACAAATATAAAACCAACCTTGCTCACTCAACCTGGAACGCCAACCTCGATTTCCAGTCGGGCTATGCTGCAGATATGTTCGGTCTGGATATTGCCGCCTTCACGGCCATTGAAATGGCGGAAAACGGCGACAGCGGTCACCCGAACGAAATCGCCTTCTCCTCCAGTAATAAAGCCTATAAAGAAGACTGGTCCGGCGATAAAAGCGGCGTCAGCCTGTATAAGGCAGCAGCGAAATTCAAATACGGCCCGGTATGGGCGCGCGGTGGTTATATTCAGCCAACCGGTCAAACGCTGTTAGCACCGCACTGGAGCTTTATGCCGGGCACCTATCAGGGGGCCGAAGCCGGGGCTAACTTTGACTACGGCGATGCGGGCGCGTTGAGCTTCTCCTACATGTGGACCAACGAATATAAAGCGCCGTGGCACATCGAGATGGACAAGTTTTACCAGAACGATAAAAAGACCAAAGTGGACTATCTCCACTCTCTGGGCGCGAAGTATGACTTCAAAAACGACCTGGTGCTTGAAGCCGCTTTTGGTCAGGCGGAAGGGTATATTGACCAGTACTTTGCAAAAGCCAGCTACAAATTTGATGTTGCGGGCAGCCCGCTGAGCACCAGCTATCAGTTCTACGGTACCCGTGATAAAGCGAGCAATGGCACCGTCAACGATATCTATGACGGCACCGCATGGCTGCAGGCGCTGACCTTCGGCTACAAAGTGGGCCAGGTTGATCTGCGTCTTGAAGGGACATGGGTGAAGGCGGAAGGGCAGCAGGGTTACTTCCTGCAGCGTATGACGCCAACCTATGCATCGTCCAACGGTCGTCTGGATATCTGGTGGGATAACCGCTCTGACTTCAACGCCGACGGCGAAAAAGCGCTCTTCTTCGGCGCGATGTACGACCTCAAAAACTGGAACCTGCCTGGCTGGGCGGTGGGGGCATCTTACGCTTATGCCTGGGACGCGAAGCCTGCTGATATGGCCACTCCGGACGCATACTACGATCCAAACTACCGTCTGAAAGAGTCCTCTTACAGCCTGGATGCGATCTACACCCTGCAGGATGGGCGCGCGAAAGGCACGATGTTTAAACTGCACTTCACGCAGTATGACAACCACTCTGACATTCCGAGCTATGCGGGCGGTTACGGCAACATCTTCCAGGATGAACGTGACGTGAAATTCATGGTTATCGCACCATTCACCATCTTCTGA
- the chiQ gene encoding ChiQ/YbfN family lipoprotein, translating into MKKIVIVALLASGLVACAQTQAPKEDTRLKEAYSACINTAEGSPEKIEACQSVLNVLKKEKAHEQFATQENVRVMDYQACIQARKTGNDQEVAKRCDQIWKEIRSNNSN; encoded by the coding sequence ATGAAAAAAATTGTAATCGTCGCGTTGCTGGCATCAGGGCTGGTGGCGTGTGCTCAGACACAGGCGCCGAAAGAGGACACCCGTCTGAAGGAGGCGTATAGCGCCTGCATCAATACTGCGGAAGGTTCGCCGGAGAAAATCGAGGCCTGTCAGAGCGTGCTTAACGTGCTGAAGAAAGAGAAAGCGCACGAGCAGTTCGCGACGCAGGAAAACGTCCGCGTGATGGATTACCAGGCCTGCATTCAGGCGCGTAAAACCGGTAACGATCAGGAAGTGGCGAAGCGTTGCGACCAGATTTGGAAAGAAATTCGAAGCAATAACAGTAATTAA
- the seqA gene encoding replication initiation negative regulator SeqA, whose product MKTIEVDDELYQFIASQTRHIGESASDILRRMLKISAASQPATPATKDVASQPSVVAQAKPAVTPVKDKVRAVRELLLSDEYAEQKKAVNRFMLVLSTLYSLDNNAFAEATESLHGRTRVYFAGDEQTLLQNGNQTKPKHVPGTPYWVITNTNTGRKCSMVEHIMQSMQFPAELIEKVCGTI is encoded by the coding sequence ATGAAAACAATCGAAGTTGATGACGAACTCTATCAGTTTATTGCCAGCCAAACGCGGCATATCGGGGAGAGCGCGTCCGACATTTTACGGCGTATGCTTAAAATTTCCGCCGCTTCACAGCCTGCTACCCCAGCCACAAAAGATGTCGCGTCTCAGCCGAGCGTTGTTGCACAAGCAAAACCTGCCGTGACGCCTGTAAAAGATAAAGTGCGCGCGGTGCGTGAACTGCTGCTCTCTGACGAATACGCAGAGCAGAAAAAGGCGGTTAACCGCTTTATGCTGGTGCTGTCTACACTTTATTCACTCGATAACAACGCATTTGCTGAAGCGACCGAGTCGCTGCACGGTCGCACACGCGTGTATTTCGCGGGCGATGAGCAGACGCTGCTGCAAAATGGCAATCAAACCAAACCCAAACACGTCCCGGGCACACCGTACTGGGTAATCACCAATACCAACACGGGCCGCAAGTGCAGCATGGTTGAACATATCATGCAGTCCATGCAGTTCCCGGCGGAATTGATTGAGAAGGTTTGCGGTACAATTTAA
- the nagB gene encoding glucosamine-6-phosphate deaminase, which translates to MRLIPLATAEQVGKWAARHIVNRINAFKPTADRPFVLGLPTGGTPLTAYKALVEMHKAGQVSFKHVVTFNMDEYVGLPKEHPESYHSFMHRNFFDHVDIPAENINLLNGNAPDIDAECRQYEEKIRSYGKIHLFMGGVGNDGHIAFNEPASSLASRTRIKTLTHDTRVANSRFFDGDVNQVPKYALTVGVGTLLDAEEVMILVLGGVKAQALQAAVEGNVNHMWTISCLQLHPKAVVVCDEPSTMELKVKTLKYFNELEAENIKGL; encoded by the coding sequence ATGAGACTGATTCCCCTGGCAACAGCTGAACAAGTCGGTAAATGGGCTGCACGTCATATCGTTAACCGCATCAACGCGTTCAAACCTACCGCCGATCGTCCTTTCGTTCTCGGCCTTCCAACCGGCGGCACCCCGCTGACCGCATATAAAGCTCTGGTTGAAATGCACAAAGCGGGCCAGGTTAGCTTCAAGCATGTTGTGACGTTCAACATGGACGAATATGTTGGCCTGCCAAAGGAGCACCCGGAAAGCTACCATAGCTTCATGCACCGTAATTTCTTTGATCACGTTGATATTCCAGCTGAAAACATTAACCTGCTGAATGGTAACGCGCCTGATATTGACGCAGAATGCCGTCAGTACGAAGAAAAAATCCGTTCCTACGGTAAAATCCACCTGTTTATGGGCGGCGTGGGCAACGATGGTCATATCGCGTTTAACGAACCCGCATCTTCCCTGGCTTCCCGCACCCGTATTAAAACGCTGACCCATGACACCCGCGTGGCAAACTCCCGCTTCTTTGACGGTGACGTGAACCAGGTGCCAAAATACGCGCTGACCGTGGGCGTAGGCACCCTGCTGGATGCCGAAGAAGTGATGATTCTGGTGCTGGGCGGCGTGAAGGCGCAGGCGCTACAGGCAGCCGTTGAAGGCAACGTTAACCACATGTGGACTATCAGCTGCCTGCAGCTGCATCCAAAGGCCGTCGTCGTGTGTGACGAGCCGTCCACGATGGAGCTGAAAGTGAAAACGCTGAAATACTTTAACGAGTTAGAAGCAGAGAACATCAAAGGTCTGTAA
- the fldA gene encoding flavodoxin FldA, giving the protein MAIIGIFFGSDTGNTENIAKNIQKQLGKDVADVHDIAKSSKEDLEGYDILLLGIPTWYYGEAQCDWDDFFPTLEEVDFNGKLVALFGCGDQEDYAEYFCDALGTIRDIIEPRGAAIVGHWPTAGYHFEASKGLADDDHFVGLAIDEDRQPELTAERVEKWVKQVREELNLDDILNA; this is encoded by the coding sequence ATGGCAATCATCGGCATTTTCTTCGGCAGTGATACCGGCAATACCGAAAATATCGCAAAAAACATTCAAAAACAGCTCGGTAAAGACGTTGCCGATGTGCACGACATCGCCAAGAGCAGCAAAGAAGACCTCGAAGGCTATGACATCCTGCTGCTGGGTATCCCAACCTGGTACTACGGTGAAGCCCAGTGTGACTGGGACGATTTCTTCCCGACGCTGGAAGAGGTGGACTTCAACGGCAAGCTGGTTGCGCTGTTTGGCTGTGGCGATCAGGAAGACTACGCAGAGTACTTCTGTGACGCACTGGGCACCATCCGCGACATCATCGAGCCACGCGGTGCTGCTATCGTGGGCCACTGGCCAACGGCGGGTTATCACTTTGAAGCGTCCAAAGGCCTGGCGGATGACGATCACTTCGTGGGCCTGGCTATCGATGAAGATCGTCAGCCGGAACTCACCGCTGAGCGCGTTGAAAAATGGGTTAAGCAGGTTCGCGAAGAGCTGAATCTGGACGACATTCTGAACGCCTGA
- the glnS gene encoding glutamine--tRNA ligase, translated as MSEAEARPSNFIRQIIDEDLASGKHTTVHTRFPPEPNGYLHIGHAKSICLNFGIAQDYQGQCNLRFDDTNPVKEDIEYVESIKNDVQWLGFSWSGDICYSSDYFDQLYAYAVELINKGLAYVDELSADEIREYRGSLTAPGKNSPYRDRSVEENLALFEKMRAGGFEEGKACLRAKIDMASPFIVMRDPVLYRIKFAEHHQTGNKWCIYPMYDFTHCISDALEGITHSLCTLEFQDNRRLYDWVLDNITIPVHPRQYEFSRLNLEYTVMSKRKLNLLVTDKHVEGWDDPRMPTISGLRRRGYTSASIREFCKRIGVTKQDNTIEIASLESCIREDLNENAPRAMAVIDPVKLVIENYPQGKSELVAMPNHPSKPEMGTRDVPFSGEIWIDRADFREEANKQYKRLVLGKEVRLRNAYVIKAERVEKDAEGNITTIFCSYDAETLSKDPADGRKVKGVIHWVSATHALPVEIRLYDRLFSVPNPGAAEDFLSVINTESLIIKQGYAEPSLKAAEAGKAFQFEREGYFCLDSRYSTAEKPVFNRTVGLRDTWAKIGE; from the coding sequence ATGAGTGAGGCAGAAGCCCGCCCGAGTAACTTTATTCGTCAGATCATCGATGAAGATCTGGCCAGTGGTAAGCACACCACAGTTCATACCCGCTTCCCGCCGGAGCCGAACGGCTACCTGCATATTGGGCATGCGAAATCTATCTGCCTGAACTTTGGTATTGCGCAAGACTATCAGGGTCAGTGCAACCTGCGTTTCGATGACACCAACCCAGTAAAAGAAGACATCGAATACGTTGAGTCCATCAAGAACGACGTGCAGTGGCTGGGCTTCAGCTGGTCTGGCGATATCTGCTACTCCTCTGACTATTTCGATCAGCTGTATGCCTACGCTGTAGAGCTTATCAACAAAGGTCTGGCGTATGTGGACGAACTGTCTGCCGACGAGATTCGCGAATACCGTGGCTCCCTGACCGCGCCGGGCAAAAACAGCCCGTACCGCGATCGCAGCGTAGAAGAGAACCTGGCGCTGTTTGAAAAAATGCGTGCCGGCGGCTTCGAAGAAGGCAAAGCGTGCCTGCGTGCCAAAATTGACATGGCGTCCCCGTTCATCGTGATGCGCGATCCGGTGCTGTACCGCATTAAGTTTGCGGAACACCACCAGACCGGCAACAAGTGGTGCATCTACCCGATGTACGACTTCACCCACTGCATCAGCGATGCGCTGGAAGGCATCACGCATTCACTCTGTACGCTGGAGTTCCAGGACAACCGCCGTCTGTACGACTGGGTGCTGGATAACATCACTATTCCTGTGCATCCGCGCCAGTACGAGTTCTCTCGTCTGAACCTGGAATACACCGTGATGTCCAAACGTAAGCTGAACCTGCTGGTCACCGACAAGCACGTTGAAGGCTGGGATGATCCGCGCATGCCGACCATCTCTGGTCTGCGCCGTCGTGGCTACACCTCTGCGTCAATTCGCGAGTTCTGCAAACGCATCGGCGTCACCAAACAGGACAACACCATTGAAATCGCTTCTCTGGAATCCTGCATCCGTGAAGACCTGAACGAAAACGCTCCGCGCGCGATGGCGGTGATCGACCCGGTTAAGCTGGTTATCGAAAACTACCCGCAGGGCAAGAGCGAGCTGGTGGCAATGCCTAACCATCCGAGCAAGCCGGAGATGGGGACCCGCGACGTGCCGTTCAGCGGCGAAATCTGGATCGATCGTGCTGACTTCCGCGAAGAAGCGAACAAGCAGTACAAGCGTCTGGTGCTGGGCAAAGAAGTGCGTCTGCGTAACGCGTACGTGATCAAAGCCGAGCGCGTAGAGAAAGATGCAGAAGGGAATATCACCACCATCTTCTGTTCTTACGATGCAGAGACCCTGAGCAAAGATCCTGCTGACGGACGTAAAGTGAAGGGCGTTATTCACTGGGTGAGCGCGACGCATGCGCTGCCGGTGGAAATCCGCCTGTACGACCGTCTGTTCAGCGTGCCTAACCCGGGCGCAGCGGAAGACTTCCTCTCGGTTATCAATACCGAGTCGCTGATTATCAAGCAGGGTTATGCCGAGCCGTCTCTGAAAGCCGCTGAAGCCGGTAAAGCGTTCCAGTTCGAACGCGAAGGGTACTTCTGCCTGGACAGCCGCTACAGCACCGCTGAAAAGCCGGTATTTAACCGTACCGTCGGTCTGCGTGATACCTGGGCTAAGATCGGCGAATAA